The Apium graveolens cultivar Ventura chromosome 11, ASM990537v1, whole genome shotgun sequence genome has a window encoding:
- the LOC141696546 gene encoding uncharacterized protein LOC141696546 gives MDKSWIFKDRDTLDYEIGVEEFLIFAEENASDPKRIPFPCKRCANFKKFAVKIIRGHLYENGFSLGYLDWIWHIQGSASRSSVNRNAPTPASTPAPAPTSARAPIPSPGLASETVNVCVAAYNSSEYNNESYRFRRFVADAEQPLYEGSECTKLESMLKLHNWKARFGISDSAFNDLLSTVGSLLPKDNVMPPNAYEAKKTLSDLGLEYIKYHSCPNNCILYRGVNIDASECPKCRLSRWKLGKDAKIRINVPAKVMWYFPIIPRFKRMFKSPSTSELMTWHSKQRIEDGKMRHPADSPSWRNIDYRWPAFGSDARNIRLALSADGINPHTNGLTNRYSCWPIVLVTYNLPPWLCMKRKFMMLTILVSGPHEPGNDVDVYLQPLIDDLKKLWEEGEPNVYDAYTKSYFTLKAILLWTINDFPAYGNLSGCVNKGYMCCPVCADDTVAKYLSHSRKMCYQGHRRYLARNHPYRKQKAAFNGQQELGQARQPLSGEEVLLQQDKIKFQFGKEVSKSKKVDCPWKKKSVFFELEYWKFHHVRHCLDVMHVEKNVCDSLIGTLLNMKSKSKDSEASRLDMIDMGVRADLAPQKGEKKPTYPLRFLICPRQKKRKCCHR, from the coding sequence ATGGACAAATCTTGGATTTTCAAAGATAGGGACACACTTGACTATGAAATCGGGGTAGAAGAGTTTTTGATATTTGCCGAGGAAAATGCTAGTGATCCTAAAAGAATCCCCTTCCCCTGTAAAAGATGTGCTAACTTCAAAAAATTTGCAGTTAAGATTATCAGGGGACATTTATATGAAAATGGTTTTAGTCTGGGGTACCTTGATTGGATTTGGCATATACAAGGGTCTGCAAGTAGGTCATCAGTTAATAGAAATGCTCCGACCCCTGCATCTACGCCTGCCCCTGCACCTACGTCTGCCCGCGCACCGATACCTTCCCCTGGCCTTGCATCAGAAACAGTCAATGTTTGTGTTGCTGCATATAATTCGAGTGAGTACAATAATGAGTCGTATCGGTTTAGGAGATTTGTGGCTGATGCTGAACAGCCTTTGTATGAGGGTAGTGAATGTACCAAGTTGGAGTCGATGCTAAAATTGCACAATTGGAAAGCTAGGTTCGGAATTAGTGATAGTGCCTTTAACGATTTGCTGTCTACCGTTGGCTCTCTCCTTCCTAAGGACAATGTGATGCCACCTAATGCATATGAAGCCAAGAAAACCTTATCCGACTTGGGCCTAGAATACATAAAATATCACTCATGTCCAAACAATTGCATACTGTATCGGGGGGTAAATATTGATGCTTCCGAGTGTCCTAAGTGTCGTTTATCTCGCTGGAAGTTAGGAAAGGATGCTAAAATAAGGATTAATGTTCCTGCTAAAGTAATGTGGTATTTTCCAATTATACCAAGATTCAAACGGATGTTTAAATCTCCTTCTACATCTGAACTAATGACCTGGCACTCAAAGCAGCGAATAGAAGACGGAAAGATGCGGCATCCAGCCGACTCTCCTTCTTGGAGAAATATCGACTATAGGTGGCCTGCCTTCGGTAGTGATGCACGAAATATTCGTTTGGCGTTGTCTGCAGATGGTATAAACCCACATACTAACGGTCTAACCAATAGATACTCTTGTTGGCCAATAGTATTAGTGACTTATAATCTTCCTCCGTGGTTATGTATGAAGAGGAAATTTATGATGCTAACAATTTTAGTTTCCGGTCCACATGAGCCTGGCAATGACGTTGACGTATATTTACAGCCTTTAATCGATGATTTAAAGAAGTTGTGGGAAGAAGGTGAACCAAATGTTTATGATGCATACACCAAGTCATATTTCACTTTAAAAGCAATTTTATTGTGGACAATAAATGACTTTCCTGCATATGGAAATCTGTCCGGATGCGTTAATAAAGGTTATATGTGTTGTCCAGTATGCGCTGATGATACAGTTGCCAAGTATTTAAGCCATAGCAGGAAGATGTGTTACCAAGGCCATCGGCGTTACTTGGCTAGGAATCATCCATATAGGAAGCAAAAGGCCGCTTTTAATGGACAACAAGAATTAGGGCAGGCACGTCAACCTCTGTCTGGAGAAGAGGTTTTATTGCAGCAAGATAAAATTAAATTTCAGTTTGGGAAGGAAGTAAGTAAGTCAAAGAAGGTTGATTGTCCATGGAAGAAAAAGTCGGTTTTTTTCGAATTAGAATATTGGAAGTTTCACCATGTCCGTCATTGTTTAGATGTCATGCACGTCGAGAAGAACGTGTGTGATAGCTTGATCGGCACACTACTAAATATGAAATCTAAGTCTAAAGATAGTGAAGCTTCTCGTCTTGACATGATTGACATGGGGGTTAGGGCTGATCTAGCTCCACAAAAAGGAGAAAAAAAACCTACTTACCCCCTTCGATTTTTAATTTGTCCAAGGCAgaaaaaaagaaaatgttgtcATCGTTAA